Part of the Anopheles gambiae chromosome 3, idAnoGambNW_F1_1, whole genome shotgun sequence genome is shown below.
CGAAGCTGAACATCATCCCACGGTCACTAATCCCCCCCCAAAATTCCCTGCTATGTACAATTTGTGCAACAATCGCCCCAATCTACGACCACCAGCGGCCAGCTGCGGCCGCGGCATGATGCAGCAGACTGGCGTGCTGGAAGCCGGGCGGCAGCTGAAGATGGGCCGCCGCCGGGACCGCCGTCAGCAGGTCGTGCGGTTGCTTACTACCACCCAGGCACGGTTTGCCATCCCGCACCAGTACCGGTACGGCAACGCGCCTCGGCGAAGGTAACCCACCCGTCCCATTGCCACCGCCATGCCCACCGTGATGATGGTCCAGAGCACCCTTCTCGTGAGCCGCCCGCTTCGTCTTGTAGCGATGGTTCTGGAACCAAATCTTCACCTGCGTTGGGGTGAGCCGTATCAACGATGCCAGATGCTCCCGCTCCGGTGCGGACAGGTAGCGCTGCTGGCGAAACCGACGCTCCAGCTCGTACGTTTGCGCCTTGGAGAAGAGGACGCGCCGCTTGCGCTTCTTGTGGCCGCCGAGCCCGTTCGGGTGGCCGCCGCGCTCCGTCGTCGGCAGACTGCCATCGTCCGTGTCGTCGATCATGTCGATCTCATCGTCGCAGCCCTCCTCGATGTCGACGTCGTCCGAgttttccgtgtgtgtgtcgccgccgccgccgccgccgccgtgcagcagatggtgatggtgtgaaTCGCCCCGCTCCGAGTCGGATGGGCTGGGCGTACGCATACTGGAACCGATCCGTCCACCGCCCAGCTGGTGGTCACCGGCCGGGCCTGCCAGTGTTGCGAggccaccgccgccggcaCTTCCGAGGTACGATCGTTCCGAGTGCACCGGCGAGGTACTGTCCGCCGGGCTGACCTGCTGCGCGAACAGCCGCTGGTGGGCTTGCTGGGCCGCTTGCTGATGGCATGCTGCAAATAGGACAAAACAAATTGTCAATTAgagaccgtgtgtgtgtgcgtgttacTTCCTAGTTCCCCTCCAACCATTTGCATcccttgttttcctttttttcgattgTTGGTGCCCTGCTGAGCGCCTGCAAGGTGTGCAACACCGCACTGCGAGACCTCCGGCCGGAGTAGGCGAGAAAGCAAGCCACAGGCAGCGACGGCGGAACACAATAGGAAATAGATACCGGAAATGGAAACTCTTCGCTTCGTGTGCCCGGTCGTGGAGTGTGGTCGAGGccacagccagccagccctGGGCTGGAGGATAATTTATGACAGCACTTCCCCATTCTTCGTGCGGAGGTTTGTCCTTGCCTGCCACCTTGACActgttctctcgctctccgaTTAATCCGCCATTGCCTGTTCTGCTTGCTTCTAATCATCAAACAAAAGCCCGAAAGAAGCGGGAGGGAAGGAAGTAAGCAAAGGGTGGGGAAAATCCTCTTTGTTGATAAATGACATTCGAGTTTATTATTAATGTACTCTCTGGCGGAAGCGGAATTACTTCGATCGGCTTGCTTTCACCGCATTTTACCCCCTCTGCTCCTCGTCGTGTTCGGCTTAACTCTTTGTCGAGGATTTGTGACATGTaaggggggaggagggaacAAAACGActcgaaaaacaacaatcctgGCAGAGCAAATAAATTGATCACGCGCATCGCATCCGGAAACACTTTTTCATCGAGCATTTTTACTTTCCACCTCGCCGTGGAAAACGGGAAAAGGAATCCTctaatgatgatgacgacacAACATATACACGCGCACAAAATGTGTACCCCCGGACCAGGCAAAGATCACGCCCTTTTTTCTGCTCCGCCTTTTCTACTCACGTTGTGtgctttctgtgtgtgttgctctccctctctcgctcgctcgctcgctcgctgttTCAATGAGCACTCAGCTGAGTGGCTATCCTTTTGAGTGGATAACTCCATAGCAGGGATGAGTGTCTGCTGCATGGAACAGTAGGAAGGACACTCTTGAAAGGGAGGGATTAAACCATGCTTGCAGTTCGAGAGCTCTCGGTAGAGtgattcgagcagttttttttaatggagcATGTTAAGTGCGTCTGATACTGGTATAACTACTGAAAAGGATATATGAGTCCTTTTGTagttaaactatttaaaaaagaaaaaagttgTATTGAATTAGGTCaacatttgcttcatttttcctgtattttacatttttccttTCACGGATACGGATTTTATTTTCAGTTAAACGTTTCTGCTAACAACATCCTCATTTAGTGTCCCTTTTTGAATAACTAATTCAATTGCATGAAATATCCTTTCTTGCTAACATTTTATAGCCATAACAAATGCTCAAAATAGATAAAACGTCCTCAACTGAGGTCGTTGAGACCTCTCTTTCCTTCCCTCCTCCATCCCCGGATAGCACCAAACATGTTAATCTACAGTTACAAAAACGAACCTCTGATGGCAACTGATTTGTCAAGTAACGATTATACCCCATCCCCTACATCCATTCTTGCCATCATAAATCTTCAAACTTGAAAGAGGCATTAAAAAGAACGCTTGAACTGATGCCAACGCGAAAAAGCGATCGCTCGTCACGGTAGCACAGACAGGGAGATGCCCGGGAGGGCATTCTCATTCTAGCTAGCTAGAGCTAGAAGTAGCATAATCACAGCAACAAAACTGTCCTCTTCAGCAGAGAAGGGTTGAACGCATCTGCGCCCCGAAGGATTGcaacaaacatttgcattcAAAATGGCCGACAATGCACTCTGGCACGACTCTCCCCCCAGGACTTGTGTGCTTGAGTCTAGAGTCTCACTAGATCCCGATCCCCTAAACAAACAAGCACTTCGGAGTGTAGTACGACGACGGTAGGTAATGCTTTGCCCATCGAAAACAGAGTGCCGACTGCCACTT
Proteins encoded:
- the LOC3291475 gene encoding homeobox protein vnd — its product is MAGPTATAPVLTWSPLLFPPWNTALLPAAFYPVAALRSLPGFLDSMKLPQSQRTTASAGAGFRICNLLELDSDKKQQQQQQHHGKKRKSSSSIDDHRSRDHDADEADDEDDSRAADSGPCPGDGSRRSGTTLSQEDTSSNPDLHGGCSVVNSDDDSTPEPGRPEGRRTIGVGGGGTDRTSPSAASGDEGKPPTFGLRATQSLAEDLHARFGYPALHPGAHLSHLPAHHPAHHHAHHLHHHGTHLHHAHHTPPPASHALFGGRSWPYESCNTLNACHQQAAQQAHQRLFAQQVSPADSTSPVHSERSYLGSAGGGGLATLAGPAGDHQLGGGRIGSSMRTPSPSDSERGDSHHHHLLHGGGGGGGDTHTENSDDVDIEEGCDDEIDMIDDTDDGSLPTTERGGHPNGLGGHKKRKRRVLFSKAQTYELERRFRQQRYLSAPEREHLASLIRLTPTQVKIWFQNHRYKTKRAAHEKGALDHHHGGHGGGNGTGGLPSPRRVAVPVLVRDGKPCLGGSKQPHDLLTAVPAAAHLQLPPGFQHASLLHHAAAAAGRWWS